From a region of the Corallococcus coralloides DSM 2259 genome:
- the rpmB gene encoding 50S ribosomal protein L28, giving the protein MAWKCDLCGKRPLVGNNVSHANNKTKKRTLPNLQKVRANVSGSIERVLACTRCIKAGKVTKAA; this is encoded by the coding sequence ATGGCGTGGAAGTGCGACCTCTGTGGGAAGCGTCCGCTGGTGGGTAACAACGTCAGCCACGCGAACAACAAGACCAAGAAGCGGACCCTGCCGAACCTGCAGAAGGTCCGGGCGAACGTGAGCGGCAGCATCGAGCGCGTGCTGGCCTGCACCCGCTGCATCAAGGCCGGCAAGGTGACCAAGGCCGCCTGA
- the murQ gene encoding N-acetylmuramic acid 6-phosphate etherase translates to MTRARKSALPPTERLHPRADDLDLLPVEAVVRRLHQEDLIALRAVREALPSIAAAARAVAEALRAGGRLLYVGAGTSGRLGVLDASECPPTFGVPATRVQAAIAGGRKALTRAVEGAEDDVAAGARAVRAFRATARDVVCGISASASTPYVRGALDEAHERGVRTVLVCCNPPGPAMRADTVVLARTGPEVVAGSTRLKAGTATKLVLNAITTAAFVSLGHVYRGRMVDVRPTNTKLRARAVRMVAELTDLPPARAEALLHAAGDHVKLALAMHFTGLPAAQARRQLKDAGLRGLERPAGARAASGERQRRRPSR, encoded by the coding sequence ATGACGCGCGCTCGAAAGTCCGCGCTTCCGCCCACCGAACGGCTCCATCCCCGCGCGGATGACCTGGACCTCCTCCCTGTCGAGGCGGTCGTCCGACGGTTGCATCAAGAAGACCTGATCGCGCTCCGCGCGGTCCGTGAGGCGTTGCCGTCCATCGCGGCAGCGGCCCGGGCCGTGGCGGAAGCATTGCGCGCTGGCGGCCGGCTGCTCTACGTGGGCGCGGGGACCAGCGGCCGGCTCGGCGTGCTCGACGCGAGCGAATGTCCCCCCACCTTCGGTGTCCCGGCGACGCGGGTCCAGGCAGCCATCGCTGGCGGCCGGAAGGCCCTGACGCGTGCCGTGGAGGGCGCCGAGGACGACGTCGCCGCGGGGGCCCGGGCGGTGCGGGCATTCCGGGCGACCGCACGGGACGTGGTGTGCGGCATCTCCGCGTCGGCCTCCACGCCCTATGTCCGGGGCGCGCTGGACGAGGCCCACGAGCGAGGGGTGCGCACGGTGCTGGTGTGCTGCAACCCACCGGGGCCGGCCATGCGCGCGGACACGGTGGTGTTGGCGCGCACGGGGCCGGAGGTGGTGGCCGGCTCCACGCGGCTGAAGGCGGGCACGGCGACGAAGCTGGTGCTCAACGCCATCACCACCGCGGCCTTCGTGTCGCTGGGGCACGTGTACCGGGGGCGCATGGTGGACGTGCGCCCCACGAACACGAAGCTGAGGGCCCGCGCGGTGCGCATGGTCGCGGAGCTGACGGACCTGCCCCCGGCGCGAGCGGAGGCGCTGCTCCACGCCGCGGGCGACCACGTGAAGCTGGCGCTGGCCATGCACTTCACGGGGCTTCCGGCGGCCCAGGCGCGGCGCCAGTTGAAGGACGCGGGCCTGCGAGGGCTCGAACGTCCGGCGGGGGCCCGAGCGGCTTCAGGAGAACGGCAGCGTCGGCGTCCTTCGCGCTGA
- a CDS encoding GTP-binding protein encodes MSSVNLMAREVAAKIVFYGPGLSGKTTTLRKVYETVRPAHRGEMMSIATEGDRTLFFDFLPVKVERVGDCSVRLALYTVPGQVFYNATRKLVLQGADGVVFVADSQAEAMDANRESLANLEENLLENGIRLDRFPLVMQWNKRDLDNILSVEELRRELNPRGVPDFETAAANGRGVMDALKTITRLVIKDLRAKRIVPPPRPAQGETAPAGLEAQLSQHLHHRQPPAAPATSPTAATIPATPVPRTLTAPAPPRVEPAAVPAVAPVPATGTRLLGPTSALAPGDLFDHARAAEAAFTAGDYTTCVTACTDAVRRAMAFAGEGSLAQQAFLLHVDGSDLLRLQGLATLPQLRVDDAAFALYVLMQVFVRLNAVGLPTAG; translated from the coding sequence GTGAGCAGCGTGAACCTGATGGCCCGCGAAGTGGCCGCGAAGATCGTCTTCTACGGCCCCGGCCTGTCGGGGAAGACGACGACCCTGCGAAAGGTCTACGAGACCGTTCGCCCGGCCCACCGCGGCGAGATGATGTCCATCGCCACCGAAGGCGACCGGACGCTGTTCTTCGACTTCCTGCCGGTGAAGGTGGAGCGCGTGGGCGACTGCTCCGTGCGCCTGGCCCTCTACACCGTGCCCGGACAGGTCTTCTACAACGCCACCCGCAAGCTGGTGCTCCAGGGCGCGGACGGCGTCGTGTTCGTGGCGGACTCGCAGGCGGAGGCCATGGACGCCAACCGCGAGTCCCTGGCCAACCTGGAGGAGAACCTCCTGGAGAACGGCATCCGCCTGGACCGCTTCCCACTGGTGATGCAGTGGAACAAGCGGGACCTGGACAACATCCTCTCCGTGGAGGAGCTGCGCCGGGAGCTCAACCCGCGCGGCGTCCCCGACTTCGAGACGGCCGCCGCCAACGGCCGCGGCGTGATGGACGCGCTCAAGACCATCACCCGGCTGGTCATCAAGGACCTGCGCGCCAAGCGCATCGTCCCGCCGCCCCGCCCCGCCCAGGGCGAAACAGCCCCCGCGGGCCTGGAGGCGCAGCTCTCGCAGCACCTGCACCACCGCCAGCCTCCGGCAGCGCCCGCCACGAGCCCCACCGCCGCCACCATCCCGGCCACGCCCGTGCCCCGCACGCTGACGGCGCCCGCCCCGCCGCGCGTGGAGCCCGCCGCCGTGCCCGCCGTGGCGCCGGTGCCGGCCACGGGCACCAGGCTCCTGGGCCCCACCAGCGCGCTGGCGCCGGGGGACCTCTTCGACCACGCCCGGGCCGCGGAGGCCGCCTTCACCGCCGGGGACTACACCACCTGCGTCACCGCCTGCACCGACGCCGTCCGCCGTGCCATGGCGTTCGCGGGTGAAGGCTCCCTGGCCCAGCAGGCCTTCCTGCTGCACGTGGATGGTTCGGACCTGCTGCGCCTGCAGGGCCTGGCCACGCTGCCGCAGCTGCGCGTGGACGACGCGGCGTTCGCGCTCTACGTCCTCATGCAGGTCTTCGTGCGCCTCAACGCCGTGGGGCTTCCGACCGCCGGGTGA
- a CDS encoding anhydro-N-acetylmuramic acid kinase, which yields MRPATPPSPSLPPRLCVGVLSGTSVDAADAALCRVDGTGADVKLQLLAHVSHPFTPDLVARVLGPQDARSLCALNFELGERFAEAVLAVIARAGVKREDVHVVGSHGQTMAHLPSDLSAIASTLQIGEAAVIAERTGLPVVSDFRTRDMAVGGQGAPLVPYLDWAVFRNRERPDVTRAFLNLGGIANISVVGENVDDTLAFDTGPANMVLDGLARRVTQGQLACDRDGSLSSRGQVIPALLEELLAHPFLARPPPRSAGREGFGEPLVDRLWAAAPERPHDLMATARAFTVEATARAFDTWVRPRFPRLEAVYVSGGGTRNPVLMADLRARLAPVPLERLDVLGFPEEAKEAALFALLAAEHRAGTPANVRPATGAGRRVVLGKLTP from the coding sequence ATGCGCCCCGCCACGCCACCCTCCCCCTCCCTGCCGCCCCGGCTGTGCGTGGGCGTGCTGTCCGGCACCAGCGTGGACGCGGCGGACGCGGCGCTGTGCCGGGTGGACGGCACCGGCGCGGACGTGAAGCTCCAGCTGCTCGCGCATGTCTCGCATCCCTTCACGCCGGACCTCGTCGCGCGGGTGCTGGGCCCCCAGGACGCCCGGAGCCTCTGCGCCCTCAACTTCGAGCTGGGGGAGCGCTTCGCCGAAGCCGTGCTGGCCGTCATCGCGCGCGCGGGTGTGAAGCGCGAGGACGTCCACGTCGTCGGCTCGCACGGCCAGACGATGGCCCACCTGCCTTCGGACCTGTCCGCCATCGCCTCCACGCTCCAGATTGGCGAAGCGGCCGTCATCGCCGAGCGCACCGGCCTGCCCGTCGTCAGCGACTTCCGCACCCGCGACATGGCGGTGGGCGGCCAGGGCGCGCCGCTCGTGCCCTACCTGGACTGGGCCGTCTTCCGGAACCGCGAACGGCCGGACGTCACGCGCGCGTTCCTCAACCTGGGCGGCATCGCCAACATCAGCGTCGTGGGCGAGAACGTGGACGACACGCTCGCGTTCGACACCGGGCCCGCGAACATGGTGCTGGACGGCCTGGCGCGCCGCGTGACGCAGGGACAGCTCGCGTGCGACCGGGATGGGAGCCTGTCCTCCCGGGGCCAGGTGATCCCCGCGCTCCTGGAGGAATTGCTCGCGCATCCGTTCCTCGCGCGGCCACCACCGCGCAGCGCGGGCCGCGAGGGCTTCGGCGAGCCGCTGGTGGACCGGCTCTGGGCGGCGGCCCCGGAGCGGCCCCATGACTTGATGGCCACAGCGCGAGCCTTCACCGTGGAGGCCACCGCGCGCGCCTTCGACACCTGGGTGCGCCCCCGTTTTCCCCGGCTGGAGGCGGTGTACGTCTCCGGCGGCGGGACGCGGAATCCGGTGCTGATGGCGGACCTGCGGGCGCGGCTGGCCCCGGTGCCGCTGGAGCGGCTGGACGTGCTGGGTTTCCCCGAGGAGGCGAAGGAGGCGGCCCTCTTCGCCCTGCTCGCGGCCGAGCACCGGGCCGGGACGCCCGCGAATGTTCGCCCCGCAACTGGCGCCGGACGCCGAGTCGTTCTAGGTAAGCTGACACCGTGA